The following are encoded together in the Coffea arabica cultivar ET-39 chromosome 1c, Coffea Arabica ET-39 HiFi, whole genome shotgun sequence genome:
- the LOC113730739 gene encoding BAG family molecular chaperone regulator 4 translates to MKRSSLVSSKGRSLRRENGKTNNEEVVVIEWEVRPGGLLVQKRGAGPVSSAGPMIKIKVSHDSYHHDVTVPSQSTFGDLKRILASKTGLEPMVQRLLFRGKEKDDDECLHIAGVEDTSKIILLEDPASKERKFEEMRKHQDPDKAYEAVANVRAEVDKLSDKVVDLEKAVQSGNDIAEKEFVVLTELLMIQLLKLDSIEAYGKAREQRRIEVHRVQSFVDKLDNLKARNCIPFSNCGNASFVTAKWETFHSGFGSLTAPKPFHHSPKVFEDWESFD, encoded by the exons ATGAAAAGATCATCATTAGTATCTTCAAAAGGTAGAAGCTTGAGGAGGGAGAATGGGAAGACGAACAATGAAGAAGTGGTTGTGATCGAGTGGGAGGTGAGGCCTGGTGGTCTGCTTGTTCAGAAGAGAGGAGCTGGTCCTGTAAGCTCTGCTGGTCCAATGATCAAGATCAAGGTTTCCCACGATTCTTATCACCACGATGTAACTGTTCCATCTCAGTCAACTTTCG GGGATCTAAAACGAATTCTTGCCAGTAAAACTGGCCTAGAGCCTATGGTGCAGAGGCTGTTGTTTAGAGGAAAAGAGAAAGATGATGATGAATGTCTGCATATAGCGGGCGTAGAAGACACGTCAAAAATAATACTTCTGGAGGATCCGGcgagcaaagagagaaaatttgagGAGATGAGGAAACACCAGGATCCAGACAAAGCATATGAAGCTGTTGCCAATGTTAGAGCAGAGGTCGATAAACTCTCTGACAAG GTTGTTGACCTGGAGAAAGCAGTGCAAAGTGGCAATGATATTGCGGAGAAGGAATTTGTAGTCTTGACAGAACTGCTGATGATTCAGTTGCTTAAACTGGATTCTATTGAGGCATATGGAAAAGCAAGAGAACAGAGGCGGATTGAG GTGCATCGCGTTCAAAGTTTTGTGGACAAGCTAGATAATTTGAAGGCAAGAAATTGTATTCCCTTCAGCAACTGTGGCAATGCTTCTTTTGTGACTGCCAAATGGGAGACCTTTCATTCTGGATTTGGAAGCCTTACTGCACCAAAACCCTTCCATCATTCGCCGAAAGTTTTTGAGGACTGGGAATCATTTGACTAA
- the LOC113730747 gene encoding uncharacterized protein, translating into MGNLSDVVYPELKATQKLSSTGNNFLIWKLKLAFVLTDHQLPHLLSPTREDPKWHDKNDAAKLLILRTLDNDLLLEFSDYPTPSSIMEALLHRFDNRLKAFRILLLRRYRDHRMAADAHIYQHVFRMRAMAKELEYAGIKIPDEMQAVALLNSLPDDWDDDVERLAIGLDGASTEKLSFDCVSRRLRMVSDVRSLKKLNNAKKLKNKFRGSCYNCGKRGHHQSDCPEQGSSKQKSSSSEIFTIPGASATLSEIIYPQLKTYLKINCKGSRFSMWKRELFDVLEDNQVEYVLKDLKPSEPTDAASEVDAQLYDKWHADDFTCRHLILGAMDDDVFLSFHDYPTAKALLYSLEAFFNSPSTAQKLVLLKKYMNNHMSDDTLIMDHILKMDLMAHKLKIAGVNVPNEMQSLVLLDSLPESWGDTLTLLNINMTLDMENGLSLDNVRKRVRDAGQMKELMAQADDSLFDGNGNRNTKRVFRGKCFSCGRPGHYQSDCPDQGKR; encoded by the exons ATGGGCAACCTCTCCGACGTCGTATACCCCGAACTCAAAGCTACCCAAAAGTTGTCCTCCACGGGGAACAACTTCCTCATTTGGAAGCTCAAACTCGCCTTCGTCCTCACCGACCATCAACTCCCCCACCTCCTCAGCCCAACCAGGGAGGACCCCAAATGGCACGACAAAAACGACGCCGCCAAGCTTCTCATCCTCAGGACTCTAGACAACGATCTCCTCCTTGAATTCTCCGACTACCCCACCCCTTCATCCATCATGGAAGCCCTCCTCCACCGCTTCGATAATAGGCTGAAAGCCTTCAGAATTCTCCTGCTAAGGCGCTACAGGGACCACCGGATGGCCGCGGACGCCCACATTTATCAGCATGTGTTCAGGATGCGGGCTATGGCGAAAGAACTCGAGTATGCAGGGATCAAGATTCCTGATGAGATGCAGGCTGTGGCTTTGTTGAATAGCCTGCCGGATGATTGGGATGATGATGTGGAACGGTTGGCAATCGGGTTGGATGGAGCTTCCACAGAAAAGTTGAGTTTTGATTGTGTGAGCCGGCGGTTGAGGATGGTTAGCGATGTTAGATCGTTGAAAAAGTTAAACAATGCGAAGAAGTTGAAGAACAAATTCAGGGGTAGTTGTTATAATTGTGGGAAACGAGGGCACCACCAATCAGATTGCCCTGAGCAAG GTTCGTCCAAGCAGAAAAGTTCTTCTTCAGAGATTTTCACAATCCCTGGTGCATCTGCAACTCTATCTGAAATAATATATCCTCAATTGAAGACCTATTTAAAAATTAACTGCAAGGGATCAAGATTTTCTATGTGGAAGAGAGAACTTTTTGATGTCCTCGAAGATAACCAAGTTGAATATGTCCTCAAAGACCTAAAACCTTCTGAGCCTACAGATGCTGCATCTGAGGTTGATGCTCAGCTTTATGATAAGTGGCATGCAGATGATTTCACGTGTCGCCACCTTATCCTTGGAGCAATGGACGATGATGTCTTCCTTAGCTTCCATGACTATCCAACTGCCAAAGCTCTTCTATATTCTCTTGAAGCATTCTTTAATTCTCCTTCCACTGCTCAAAAGTTGGTTCTGCTCAAGAAGTATATGAACAATCATATGTCAGATGATACACTGATTATGGATCACATTTTAAAGATGGACTTGATGGCACATAAGCTGAAAATAGCTGGTGTCAACGTCCCTAATGAGATGCAATCTCTTGTTTTGCTGGACAGTTTACCAGAGTCATGGGGGGACACTCTAACATTGTTGAATATAAACATGACTTTGGATATGGAGAATGGTTTGAGCCTGGATAATGTAAGAAAGAGGGTGAGAGATGCTGGTCAGATGAAAGAACTGATGGCTCAAGCAGATGACTCATTGTTCGATGGCAATGGCAATAGAAATACAAAGAGGGTTTTCAGGGGCAAATGTTTTTCTTGTGGACGGCCAGGTCATTACCAATCTGATTGCCCTGACCAAG GTAAAAGGTGA